One Phocaeicola dorei genomic region harbors:
- a CDS encoding aldose 1-epimerase family protein produces METLSNSVLTVQIAEHGAELQSIKKDGKEYLWQGDAKFWGRRSPVLFPIVGRVWNNKYRHAGNTYEIGQHGFARDMNFKLTYKEDKGAVYWLESTPDTLGKFPFPFRLLVGYLLEENKITVKWRVENLGAMDMYFQIGAHPAFYFPKFDAATKDRGFFVFDRKSDLEYIMPIEKGCVSPERHVLKLNKEGLMPIDIHTFDCDTYIFDNKQLKKITLLDKKKKPHISLEFNSPLVALWSPTKTHPDCPFVCIEPWYGRCDSVGYSGELKDREWIQKLEPKETFDVEYKIIIE; encoded by the coding sequence ATGGAAACACTATCTAATTCTGTCCTGACTGTACAAATAGCCGAACATGGCGCTGAGCTTCAAAGTATCAAAAAGGATGGCAAAGAATATCTTTGGCAGGGAGACGCTAAATTTTGGGGACGGCGCTCACCTGTCCTTTTCCCCATAGTAGGACGTGTGTGGAATAATAAATACCGTCATGCCGGAAACACTTATGAAATAGGGCAACACGGTTTTGCACGTGATATGAATTTCAAACTAACCTATAAAGAAGACAAAGGAGCTGTATATTGGTTGGAAAGCACTCCTGATACATTGGGCAAGTTTCCTTTTCCCTTCCGCCTATTGGTGGGATATTTATTAGAAGAAAATAAAATCACCGTAAAATGGCGTGTAGAAAATCTGGGAGCTATGGATATGTATTTCCAGATCGGAGCACATCCAGCTTTCTATTTCCCCAAGTTCGATGCTGCTACAAAGGATCGTGGCTTCTTTGTTTTTGACCGAAAGTCTGATTTAGAATATATCATGCCAATAGAAAAAGGTTGCGTATCACCAGAACGTCATGTACTAAAATTAAATAAAGAAGGGCTGATGCCAATTGATATTCATACTTTTGATTGTGACACTTATATTTTTGACAATAAACAACTGAAAAAAATAACCTTACTGGATAAAAAGAAAAAGCCTCATATCAGTTTGGAATTTAATTCTCCGTTAGTAGCTTTGTGGTCTCCTACCAAAACACATCCCGATTGCCCATTTGTTTGCATTGAACCATGGTATGGACGTTGCGATTCTGTAGGGTATTCGGGCGAATTAAAAGACCGTGAATGGATACAGAAACTAGAACCAAAAGAAACGTTTGATGTAGAATATAAAATCATTATAGAGTAA
- a CDS encoding DMT family transporter has translation MWLLLAFLSAALLGFYDVFKKQSLKDNAVIPVLFLNTLFSSLIFLPFIVLSVWRPGILENSIFYVPVAGWEVHRYVVLKSVIVLSSWMLGYFGMKNLPITIVGPINATRPVMVLVGALVVFGERLNFYQWIGVLMAVFSFFMLSRSGKKEGIDFKHNKWIYYVVMAAVLGAVSGLYDKYLMAPADQGGIGLDRMIVQSWYNIYQLFMMGGILILLWWPKRKSTTPFHWHWCIILISIFLSAADFVYFYALSLDGAMISIVSMVRRGSVLVSFIFGAMVFREKNLKSKAVDLVLVLIGMIFLYLGSQ, from the coding sequence ATGTGGTTACTTCTGGCATTTCTCTCGGCTGCACTGCTGGGATTTTATGATGTATTTAAGAAACAGTCGTTAAAGGACAATGCGGTTATTCCAGTATTATTTCTTAATACGTTGTTCTCTAGTTTGATATTTCTTCCTTTTATTGTATTGTCAGTGTGGAGGCCGGGAATATTGGAGAATTCTATTTTTTATGTGCCTGTTGCTGGGTGGGAGGTGCATCGTTATGTGGTGTTGAAATCTGTTATTGTCCTTTCGTCGTGGATGTTGGGATATTTTGGAATGAAGAATCTGCCTATCACGATTGTGGGACCTATAAACGCTACCCGTCCGGTGATGGTGTTGGTAGGAGCTTTAGTGGTCTTTGGTGAGCGTTTGAATTTTTACCAATGGATTGGTGTGCTGATGGCTGTCTTCTCTTTTTTTATGCTGAGCCGCAGCGGAAAGAAAGAGGGAATAGATTTTAAACATAATAAGTGGATTTATTATGTGGTAATGGCGGCTGTGTTGGGAGCTGTCAGCGGGCTTTATGACAAGTACCTCATGGCGCCTGCCGATCAAGGAGGTATCGGACTAGATAGAATGATTGTGCAGTCATGGTATAATATCTATCAATTGTTTATGATGGGAGGTATCTTAATATTGTTATGGTGGCCGAAGCGCAAATCTACCACTCCGTTTCATTGGCATTGGTGTATTATTCTGATATCTATTTTTCTGTCGGCAGCTGATTTTGTTTATTTCTATGCCTTAAGCTTGGACGGGGCAATGATTTCCATTGTATCTATGGTAAGGCGTGGCAGTGTGCTTGTCTCTTTTATATTTGGTGCGATGGTATTCCGTGAGAAGAATCTTAAAAGCAAGGCCGTGGATTTGGTGCTAGTACTTATTGGTATGATATTTCTGTATTTGGGAAGTCAATAA
- a CDS encoding phospho-sugar mutase, whose translation MENEELIKQVTEKAEKWLTPAYDAETQAEIKKMLANPDKTDLIEAFYKDLEFGTGGLRGIMGVGSNRMNIYTVGAATQGLSNYLNKNFKDLDQISVVVGHDCRNNSRLFAEISANIFSANGIKVYLFEDMRPTPEMSFAIRHFGCQSGINITASHNPREYNGYKAYWDDGAQVLAPHDKGIIDEVNKISSATDIKFEGNKDLIQIVGEEVDSVYLNKVKTISIDPEVIKRQKDLKIVYTPIHGTGMMLIPRALKQWGFENVHTVPEQMVKSGDFPTVISPNPENAEALSMAIDLAKKIDADIVMASDPDADRVGMACKNDKGEWVLINGNQTCLLFLYYIIKNRIAMGKMKDDDFIVKTIVTTELIKSVADKNHIEMLDCYTGFKWIAREIRLREGKQQYIGGGEESYGFLAEDFVRDKDAVSACTLLAEICAWAKDQGKTLFEVLLDIYVEYGFSKETTVNVVKPGKSGAEEIKAMMENFRSNPPREIGGSKVVLVKDFKTLKATDGNGNITEIDMPEASNVLQYFTEDGTKISVRPSGTEPKIKFYVEVKGEMGCHKCFDAANAAAEEKVEAVRKSLGI comes from the coding sequence ATGGAAAATGAAGAATTGATAAAGCAAGTGACAGAGAAAGCAGAGAAATGGTTAACACCTGCTTATGATGCCGAAACACAGGCTGAAATTAAGAAAATGTTGGCGAATCCCGATAAGACTGATTTGATTGAAGCATTTTATAAAGATTTGGAGTTTGGAACAGGTGGTTTGCGTGGTATTATGGGCGTGGGTAGTAACCGTATGAATATTTATACGGTAGGTGCTGCTACTCAAGGCTTGTCTAATTATCTAAATAAAAATTTTAAAGATCTCGATCAGATTTCTGTAGTGGTAGGTCATGATTGCCGTAACAACAGCCGTTTGTTTGCGGAAATTTCTGCCAATATTTTTTCAGCGAATGGTATTAAAGTATATTTGTTTGAAGATATGCGTCCTACTCCTGAAATGTCATTTGCTATCCGTCATTTCGGTTGCCAGAGCGGTATCAATATTACTGCCTCTCATAATCCGAGAGAATACAATGGTTACAAGGCTTATTGGGATGATGGTGCACAAGTATTGGCTCCGCACGATAAAGGTATCATTGATGAGGTGAACAAGATTTCATCGGCTACCGACATTAAGTTTGAAGGTAACAAGGATCTGATTCAGATTGTGGGCGAAGAGGTAGACAGCGTCTATTTGAATAAAGTGAAAACAATTTCTATTGATCCTGAAGTGATCAAGCGTCAGAAGGATTTGAAAATTGTGTATACTCCGATTCATGGTACAGGTATGATGTTGATTCCGCGTGCATTGAAGCAATGGGGATTTGAAAATGTACATACCGTGCCTGAACAAATGGTGAAGAGTGGCGATTTTCCGACTGTTATTTCTCCGAATCCGGAAAATGCCGAGGCTTTGTCTATGGCTATTGATTTGGCTAAGAAAATTGACGCCGACATTGTAATGGCTAGTGATCCGGATGCTGACCGTGTAGGTATGGCTTGTAAAAATGACAAAGGAGAATGGGTGCTGATCAATGGTAACCAAACCTGTTTGCTGTTCTTGTATTATATAATAAAGAATCGTATTGCGATGGGTAAGATGAAGGATGATGATTTCATTGTGAAGACTATCGTTACTACGGAACTGATTAAATCTGTCGCAGATAAGAACCACATCGAAATGTTGGATTGCTATACCGGATTCAAGTGGATTGCACGTGAGATCCGTTTGCGTGAAGGAAAACAGCAGTACATCGGTGGTGGTGAGGAAAGTTACGGTTTCCTGGCTGAAGATTTTGTCCGTGATAAAGATGCTGTTTCTGCTTGTACATTGTTAGCAGAGATTTGTGCTTGGGCAAAAGATCAGGGCAAAACATTGTTCGAAGTTTTGCTTGATATTTATGTGGAGTATGGTTTCTCAAAAGAAACTACTGTGAATGTTGTGAAACCAGGAAAGAGCGGGGCAGAAGAGATTAAGGCAATGATGGAAAACTTCCGTTCTAATCCTCCGAGAGAAATAGGCGGTTCTAAGGTTGTTCTTGTCAAAGACTTTAAAACTTTGAAGGCTACTGATGGTAATGGGAATATAACAGAAATAGATATGCCGGAGGCTAGTAACGTATTGCAATATTTTACAGAAGATGGAACTAAAATTTCAGTTCGCCCGTCAGGAACAGAACCTAAAATCAAGTTCTATGTGGAAGTAAAAGGTGAAATGGGTTGCCACAAATGTTTCGATGCCGCTAATGCAGCTGCTGAGGAAAAGGTGGAAGCCGTAAGAAAATCACTGGGAATTTAA
- a CDS encoding C69 family dipeptidase yields the protein MKNKLILGAAFLLAAITESLACTNLIVGKGASVDGSVIVSYSADSYGMFGELYHYPAGMHEKGTMRDIYDWDSGKYLGQIKEARQTYNVVGNMNEFQVTIGETTFGGREELVDSTGIMDYGSLIYVALQRSRTAKEAIQVMTDLVKEYGYYSSGESFSIADPNEVWILEMIGKGPGVKGAVWVAVRIPDDCIAAHANQSRIHQFNMNDKDNCLYSPDVISFAREKGYFDGMNKDFSFSAAYNPLDFGGVRFCEARVWSFYNMFNKSVGDTYLPYIQGDSKEPMPLYIKPSRKLSVRDVQAAMRDHYEGTPLDITNDPGAGPFKTPYRLSPLSFKVGDQEYFNERPISTQQTAFTFVAQMRASLPDAIGGVLWFGTDDANMTVFAPVYCCSDRIPDCYSGKEADCVTFSWDSAFWIYNWVADMIRPRYSLMIDDMRAVQNNLEDTYANAQAGIESSAMSLYEKDPVKAKEFLTNYSCMTAESAIDSWKKLGEFLIVKYNDGAVKKMAKDGTILRPETGHCAPLVRPGYPKEFLEELVKATGGRYKMK from the coding sequence ATGAAGAATAAACTGATTTTAGGTGCTGCCTTTCTGTTGGCAGCGATAACGGAGAGTTTGGCGTGCACTAACCTGATTGTAGGTAAGGGAGCCTCGGTGGATGGTTCTGTTATCGTTTCTTATTCCGCTGATTCATACGGAATGTTTGGCGAGTTGTATCACTATCCTGCCGGTATGCATGAAAAAGGAACCATGCGTGATATCTATGATTGGGATTCGGGCAAATATTTAGGGCAAATAAAAGAAGCGCGTCAAACCTATAATGTGGTAGGTAATATGAATGAATTTCAGGTAACCATAGGTGAAACTACTTTTGGTGGACGGGAGGAATTGGTTGATTCTACCGGTATTATGGATTATGGAAGTTTGATTTATGTAGCTCTCCAGCGTTCTCGTACAGCCAAAGAAGCCATACAGGTAATGACGGATTTAGTAAAAGAATATGGTTATTATAGCAGTGGCGAATCATTCAGTATCGCTGATCCCAATGAAGTCTGGATTTTGGAGATGATCGGTAAGGGTCCCGGTGTGAAAGGTGCTGTATGGGTAGCAGTCCGTATACCGGATGATTGTATTGCCGCACATGCTAATCAGAGCCGGATTCATCAGTTCAATATGAATGACAAGGATAATTGTCTTTACTCTCCGGATGTGATTTCTTTCGCTCGTGAAAAAGGCTATTTTGACGGTATGAATAAAGATTTCAGTTTCTCGGCGGCATATAATCCTTTAGATTTTGGTGGTGTACGGTTCTGTGAAGCGCGTGTATGGAGTTTCTATAATATGTTCAATAAGTCGGTGGGAGATACCTATCTTCCTTATATCCAGGGGGACAGCAAAGAACCGATGCCTCTTTATATCAAGCCTTCCCGTAAACTTTCAGTACGTGATGTACAAGCAGCTATGCGCGATCACTATGAGGGTACTCCACTGGATATTACTAATGATCCCGGTGCAGGTCCGTTTAAAACTCCTTATCGTCTGTCGCCCTTGAGTTTTAAAGTAGGAGATCAGGAATATTTCAATGAACGTCCCATCTCGACTCAGCAAACGGCTTTCACTTTTGTTGCACAGATGCGTGCTAGCCTGCCCGATGCAATAGGGGGAGTATTATGGTTTGGGACAGATGATGCTAATATGACAGTGTTTGCTCCTGTATATTGTTGTTCGGATCGTATTCCTGATTGTTATAGCGGTAAAGAAGCCGACTGTGTAACTTTTTCATGGGATTCTGCATTCTGGATTTATAATTGGGTGGCCGATATGATTCGTCCACGTTATAGCCTGATGATTGATGATATGCGTGCCGTTCAAAATAATTTGGAAGATACTTATGCGAATGCACAGGCTGGCATTGAATCTTCTGCCATGAGTTTATATGAGAAAGATCCTGTAAAAGCAAAAGAATTCTTGACTAACTATAGTTGCATGACAGCCGAATCGGCAATAGACAGCTGGAAGAAGTTGGGTGAATTTTTGATTGTGAAGTATAATGATGGTGCTGTGAAAAAGATGGCAAAAGATGGAACTATACTTCGCCCTGAAACCGGTCATTGTGCTCCTTTGGTACGTCCGGGATATCCCAAAGAATTTTTGGAAGAACTGGTAAAGGCCACCGGTGGACGTTATAAGATGAAATAG
- a CDS encoding M23 family metallopeptidase, with the protein MTLRNYIIIVALGSIFTVRAQEEPAAPVFRPPFDFPLTLSGNFGELRSNHFHGGVDFKTQGEVGKPIHCIADGYVSRVLVTPGGYGQAIFITHPNGYTSVYGHVLKFASAVAKVVEEYQYRHETFAVDLKFEPHQVSFKAGEIIALSGNEGYSFGPHLHMEIRCTDTGELIDPLQFYTDKIKDTTPPRASMIMLYPQRGAGVVEGSQRKKSIPVASLGQPVSAWGKIAAGIKAYDYMDGTHNNYGVRSVVLYVDTTEVFRSTVDGVLPEENRMINAWTDYEENVKRHNWVMRSQILPGNSLRMLQANDEGGVITIDEERDYHFRYELADLYGNKSTYRFIVRGHRQPIEEYHPQVKHYLAWNKGNVVQEPGMELVIPRGMLYEDVALNCQVVKDTAAISYEYQLHDEPVALQAGCTLMIGVRHLPVEDTSKYYVARKWGKRKGSAGGTYENGWMKTSIRELGTYTVAIDTLSPRVTPLNKTQWKTGKVQFKIGDAETGIKDYKVKIDGEFALFGFSSKNAKLWMKHPERLKKGVAHKLELVVTDYCGNETREEYEF; encoded by the coding sequence ATGACTTTACGAAATTATATAATCATAGTAGCTTTGGGCAGTATTTTCACTGTACGGGCACAGGAAGAACCGGCTGCTCCTGTATTCCGTCCTCCTTTTGATTTTCCGCTTACTCTGAGCGGTAATTTTGGTGAACTGCGTTCTAACCACTTTCATGGAGGAGTGGACTTTAAAACCCAGGGAGAGGTGGGAAAACCTATTCATTGCATTGCCGACGGATATGTGAGCCGTGTACTGGTTACTCCCGGCGGATATGGGCAGGCTATTTTTATTACTCATCCCAATGGATATACTTCAGTGTATGGGCATGTGTTGAAATTTGCTTCCGCAGTGGCAAAAGTAGTGGAGGAATATCAATATCGGCATGAAACTTTTGCTGTGGATTTGAAATTCGAACCTCATCAGGTCAGTTTCAAAGCTGGAGAAATCATTGCTTTAAGCGGTAATGAAGGATATTCTTTCGGACCGCATCTGCATATGGAGATACGCTGTACGGATACTGGTGAATTGATAGATCCCTTACAATTCTATACCGATAAAATCAAAGACACTACTCCGCCACGTGCGTCAATGATTATGCTTTATCCGCAGCGGGGCGCTGGGGTTGTGGAAGGCTCACAAAGAAAAAAATCCATACCTGTTGCTTCTTTGGGGCAACCGGTTTCTGCTTGGGGGAAAATAGCCGCTGGTATTAAGGCATACGACTATATGGATGGTACACATAATAATTATGGTGTGCGTTCCGTGGTACTCTATGTGGATACGACAGAAGTTTTTCGCAGTACAGTGGATGGCGTTTTGCCTGAAGAGAACCGGATGATTAATGCTTGGACAGACTATGAGGAGAATGTAAAGAGGCATAATTGGGTGATGCGCTCACAAATTCTTCCCGGAAATAGTTTGCGCATGTTACAAGCCAACGATGAAGGAGGGGTGATTACGATTGATGAAGAACGTGATTATCATTTTCGTTATGAATTAGCTGATTTATATGGTAATAAGTCGACTTATCGTTTCATTGTGCGTGGCCATAGGCAGCCGATAGAGGAATATCATCCGCAAGTAAAACATTATTTGGCATGGAATAAAGGTAATGTGGTTCAGGAACCGGGTATGGAACTGGTTATCCCCCGAGGGATGTTGTATGAGGATGTGGCACTGAACTGTCAGGTGGTTAAAGATACAGCCGCAATTTCTTACGAGTACCAATTGCACGATGAGCCAGTAGCTTTGCAAGCTGGATGCACGCTGATGATCGGGGTACGCCATCTTCCTGTAGAGGATACGTCGAAATATTATGTAGCCCGTAAGTGGGGAAAAAGGAAAGGTTCAGCAGGAGGAACTTATGAGAATGGTTGGATGAAGACTTCCATCCGTGAACTGGGAACTTATACCGTAGCTATAGATACCTTGTCTCCACGAGTAACTCCATTAAATAAAACGCAATGGAAGACAGGTAAGGTTCAGTTCAAAATAGGAGATGCGGAAACGGGTATCAAAGATTATAAGGTGAAGATAGACGGCGAATTTGCCTTGTTTGGTTTCAGTTCCAAAAATGCGAAATTGTGGATGAAGCATCCTGAACGGTTAAAAAAAGGAGTCGCCCATAAATTGGAATTGGTGGTGACAGATTATTGTGGAAATGAAACAAGAGAGGAATATGAATTTTGA
- the ald gene encoding alanine dehydrogenase, with product MIVGIPKEIKNNENRVSLTPAGAHELVQRGHTVYIQHTAGINSGFSDEEYEKVGARILPTIKDVYAIAEMIIKVKEPIKCEYNLVRKDQLVFTYFHFACDKELTEAMMRSGSVCLAYETVTDKQGGLPLLIPMSEVAGRMSTQEGARFLEKPQGGRGILLGGVPGVKPAKVLVLGGGIVGTNAALMAAGLGADVTICDISLPRLRQLSEFMSKNVKTLFSSSHNIEKELPTTDLIIGAVLIPGAKAPHLITRPMLKLMKKGTVLVDVAIDQGGCFETSHPTTHAEPIYEVDGIIHYCVANIPGAVPCTSTLALTNATLPYAIRLADLGWKKACENDPGLKNGLNIVNGKIVFPAVAEAFGWKI from the coding sequence ATGATAGTAGGAATTCCTAAAGAAATCAAAAACAACGAGAATCGTGTATCATTAACCCCTGCAGGAGCACACGAGTTGGTACAGAGAGGTCACACGGTGTATATACAACACACCGCAGGTATAAACAGCGGATTTTCCGACGAAGAGTATGAGAAAGTCGGAGCGCGTATCCTTCCTACTATAAAAGATGTGTACGCCATCGCTGAAATGATTATAAAAGTCAAGGAACCCATCAAATGTGAATATAATCTGGTACGTAAGGACCAACTGGTATTTACATACTTCCATTTTGCCTGTGACAAAGAATTAACAGAGGCAATGATGCGTAGTGGTTCAGTATGCCTAGCTTACGAAACTGTAACAGACAAACAAGGAGGACTGCCTCTGCTGATTCCCATGAGTGAAGTGGCGGGACGAATGTCCACTCAGGAAGGAGCACGTTTTTTGGAGAAGCCTCAAGGAGGACGTGGTATCTTACTAGGTGGAGTTCCCGGTGTCAAACCAGCCAAAGTGCTGGTATTAGGCGGCGGCATTGTAGGAACCAATGCAGCTTTAATGGCTGCAGGGCTAGGGGCTGATGTCACAATCTGCGATATTTCATTACCCCGCCTGCGTCAGTTAAGCGAGTTCATGTCTAAAAATGTAAAAACATTATTCTCGTCCAGCCACAATATAGAAAAAGAACTGCCAACAACTGATTTGATAATCGGTGCGGTACTTATCCCCGGTGCAAAGGCCCCCCACCTCATTACACGCCCCATGCTGAAACTGATGAAAAAGGGTACCGTACTGGTAGATGTGGCCATTGACCAAGGAGGATGTTTTGAGACGTCCCATCCTACAACTCATGCCGAACCTATTTACGAAGTAGACGGTATCATCCATTACTGTGTGGCCAATATTCCGGGAGCTGTACCATGTACTTCAACCTTGGCATTAACCAATGCTACACTGCCATACGCCATCAGATTGGCAGATCTTGGTTGGAAAAAAGCTTGCGAAAACGATCCTGGACTAAAAAACGGCTTGAATATTGTCAACGGAAAGATTGTGTTTCCGGCCGTGGCAGAGGCCTTTGGCTGGAAGATTTAA
- the tatC gene encoding twin-arginine translocase subunit TatC, translating into MEQQQKILTFWDHLEELRHVLFRIAVAVVFLMLVAFLFKDELFAIVLAPKNADFIIYHFFCRIADSMAMPSLCPEVFYVKMINTQLAAQFITHMSVSFYAGFLLASPYVIYQLFRFVSPALYENEKKYSTRVVGWGYFLFMMGVLLNYFLIFPLTFRFLATYQVSMEVENTITLSSYMDTLMMMSLMMGIVFEIPVLCWLFAKLGFLTADFMKRYRRHAIVIILIVGAVITPTSDVFTLMMVSVPMYLLYEVSIWIVSRTGKKQQEESLEEVLEKS; encoded by the coding sequence ATGGAACAGCAGCAGAAGATACTGACCTTTTGGGATCATCTGGAAGAACTACGCCATGTCTTGTTCCGCATTGCAGTGGCTGTGGTATTTCTAATGTTGGTAGCATTCTTGTTTAAGGATGAGCTCTTTGCTATTGTTCTAGCGCCTAAGAATGCTGATTTCATTATTTATCATTTTTTTTGCCGGATAGCTGATTCTATGGCTATGCCTTCATTATGTCCGGAAGTGTTTTATGTGAAAATGATCAATACCCAGTTGGCGGCTCAATTCATTACTCATATGAGTGTGTCTTTTTATGCGGGTTTTTTGTTGGCATCTCCTTATGTTATTTATCAGTTGTTCCGTTTTGTCTCGCCGGCTTTATACGAGAATGAAAAGAAATATTCTACCCGGGTTGTAGGATGGGGCTATTTTCTTTTTATGATGGGAGTTCTTTTGAATTATTTTTTGATTTTTCCTCTTACTTTCCGTTTTCTTGCTACCTATCAGGTCAGTATGGAAGTGGAGAACACGATTACTTTGTCCTCGTATATGGATACGTTGATGATGATGAGTCTGATGATGGGGATTGTTTTCGAGATCCCTGTCCTTTGTTGGCTTTTTGCCAAACTGGGATTTCTTACGGCTGATTTTATGAAGCGGTATCGTCGTCATGCTATTGTTATTATTCTGATAGTTGGAGCTGTTATCACTCCTACGTCAGATGTTTTTACATTGATGATGGTATCTGTGCCCATGTATTTGCTTTACGAAGTCAGCATTTGGATTGTAAGTCGGACAGGGAAAAAACAGCAGGAAGAATCCTTGGAGGAAGTGCTTGAAAAATCATGA
- a CDS encoding twin-arginine translocase TatA/TatE family subunit — protein MTGTLLFLGLGMQEVLFIALIVLLFFGGKKIPELMKGLGKGVKSFKEGMNGLEDDIDGKDKKGETKK, from the coding sequence ATGACAGGCACATTATTATTTTTAGGATTAGGAATGCAGGAAGTGTTATTCATTGCATTGATTGTTCTTTTGTTCTTTGGTGGGAAGAAGATACCCGAACTGATGAAGGGGTTGGGCAAAGGGGTTAAGAGTTTTAAAGAAGGGATGAACGGGTTGGAGGATGATATAGATGGGAAAGATAAGAAAGGGGAAACGAAAAAGTGA
- a CDS encoding MgtC/SapB family protein: MEKLYDYLPQQLVTFILVTLFSLLIGLSQRRISLRREGETTLFGTDRTFTFIGILGYLLYILDPKEMHLFMGGGIILGMLLGINYYVKQSQFHVFGVTTIIIALITYCMAPIISTQPSWFYVMMVVTVLLFTEMKHTFTELVQRMQNDEMITLAKFLAISGIILPMLPKEPLIPGINLTPYTIWLATVVVSGISYLSYLLKQYVFRESGTLVSGIIGGLYSSTATISILARKCKRIQTHEIPEYVSAMMLAISMMFLRFMILILIFSTSIFLDIYPYLLIMSVTAAGIGIFIHKKHTIKGEREVIEEPETESNPLEFKVALIFALLFVVFTFLTHYTLIYAGTGGLSILSIAAGLSDITPFILNLLQGGSIPATIVGACIMQAIISNIVVNMFYAIFFSSRRKEILPYVWKGFLTVIGINAVLLLIYYF; this comes from the coding sequence ATGGAAAAGTTGTACGATTACCTTCCCCAGCAATTGGTTACTTTCATTCTAGTAACATTGTTCTCTTTACTCATCGGTTTATCCCAACGGAGAATCAGTCTGAGACGAGAAGGGGAAACTACGCTTTTCGGCACAGACCGGACTTTTACTTTTATCGGTATTTTGGGATATCTCCTCTATATACTTGACCCTAAGGAAATGCATTTATTTATGGGAGGCGGGATAATTTTAGGCATGTTACTGGGTATCAATTATTATGTCAAGCAATCCCAGTTTCACGTGTTTGGAGTGACAACAATCATCATCGCTCTTATCACCTATTGTATGGCTCCTATCATAAGTACACAGCCTTCCTGGTTTTATGTCATGATGGTAGTCACCGTGCTTCTTTTCACAGAAATGAAACACACCTTTACCGAACTTGTACAACGGATGCAAAATGATGAAATGATAACACTGGCAAAATTTTTGGCTATCAGCGGTATCATTTTGCCCATGTTACCCAAGGAACCTCTTATACCGGGTATCAATCTCACTCCATACACCATTTGGCTGGCTACTGTAGTCGTATCGGGCATCTCCTATTTATCCTACCTGCTGAAACAATATGTTTTCCGCGAATCAGGCACTCTAGTTTCGGGTATTATCGGTGGTCTGTATAGCAGCACCGCTACCATTTCCATCCTTGCCCGCAAATGTAAACGGATACAAACGCATGAAATACCGGAATATGTATCTGCCATGATGCTTGCTATCAGCATGATGTTCTTGCGTTTCATGATTTTGATCCTTATATTCAGCACTTCCATCTTTCTGGATATCTACCCCTATCTGCTCATCATGTCTGTAACCGCCGCCGGCATCGGTATATTCATCCATAAAAAGCATACTATAAAAGGCGAGCGCGAAGTTATTGAGGAGCCGGAAACGGAAAGTAATCCGCTGGAATTCAAAGTCGCTCTGATCTTTGCTTTATTATTCGTAGTATTTACATTTCTGACTCACTATACATTAATTTATGCAGGAACAGGAGGTTTGAGTATTCTCTCCATTGCAGCAGGATTAAGTGACATCACCCCTTTCATACTTAACCTGTTACAAGGCGGAAGCATTCCAGCAACTATCGTAGGAGCCTGCATCATGCAAGCTATCATCAGCAACATTGTGGTGAATATGTTCTATGCCATATTTTTTTCCTCCCGCAGAAAAGAAATACTGCCTTATGTATGGAAAGGATTCCTCACTGTCATTGGGATAAACGCTGTACTATTACTCATCTATTACTTCTAA